One Verrucomicrobiota bacterium genomic window, GGCGAATCCGTCCCACACTTGCACTGCCACATCCTGGGCGGGCGTCCCATGAGCTGGCCGCCGGGTTGAGTTCAAAGTTCAAGTTTCCTCACCTCCGCATTTCGGAACGACTTTCGATTAACCTCAAGAACTCGTCCACGTATCTGCGGTAGCGTTCGGCATCCGTGACCAAGGACTCATTGTGGTCGCCGGCCAGTTCACGCAAGAATTTCGGCTCGCTGGCTGCCGCGAAGTTCTTTTCCGCATGATGAAATCCAATGAGCGAGTCCTCCCGGCTGTGCAGAATAAGCACCGGCGTTTTGATTCGGGCCAGCTTCGCGGGAACGTCGTAGTGAATCGTGCTGATCCATCGGACGGGCAGCCAGGGAAAAAGCTCCCCGCCCACGTCGGGCACACTGCTGAACGTGCTTTGCAGGATAATCCCGCCCAGCGGGGCCCGCACCGCAAGTTCTGCCGCGATGGCACCGCCTAGCGATTCACCAAGCCCCAGGATTTTCTCCGCCGCCAAGCCTTTTTCCTGCAGCCATCGATGGGCTGCCAGGGCGTCGGCGTAGGTTCCTTCTTCGGACGGCCTGCCTTCGCTCGCCCCATAACCTCGGTAATCAAATGCGAAAACGTTGACGCCGAGTTCAATGAGCAGCTCGAAGTAAGCGAAGCGATGGCTGATGTTTCCCGCATTCCCGTGGCAGAGCAGAACGGCCCACTGACGCCGTGGGGAGTTCGCATCCGCCGGAAAGAACCAGCCGTTGAGCCGGACGCCGTCGGATGCCTCGAAAAAGACGTTTTCCCAGGGACGTCCCAAAGCTGCGCCCGATTGCTCCAGCTTTTTGTGAGGGTGATAAACCTGGCTGTACTCAAACCAGCGAAGCACAGCCCAAAGGAAGCACAGCAGAACCAGTGTGCCAACGAGGTTTTTGAGGCGCTGCTTCCGGTTCGAGTCCATCACGCGCTCAGGATGACAGGCACGAGCGTGGCCGCAATCAAAGTCGTCCGAGATGTGCAATGCCGGGCTGGGGTTGATCCCGAATCCATTAATCCACGCCCCTGGATTCTTCGTAAACTTAATCGCAATCATTCGGTCGAGAATCCCTTGGGATTCATGGCCGAAAATGTCCATTCTCCCACTGGCAGGCTGCTGGAAGCCTGCCCTACCTTCGGCCAGACGTTAACTGACCCCGTAGAGCGCGGCGACCTTTTGGAATAACTGGGCGCAGTGGTTACACAATTCCTGGAATTTAGCCGGATCGATGCCGAGCCGCTTGGACACGCCGACGTCCAGTTGATTTGTGAACGGCTTTTTCGCGAGGTCAGCCTCGATCTTCTTGGCCGCGAGGTTCGCCAGAGAAACTGCGTCGCAGATTACATCGGCCCCTTCTTCGGGCGTGTGGTGATGCATGATTCCCAGCACGATGTTGTCGGGCAGTTTCCACCGACGCCCGATCAGCCCGCCCAATTCCGCATGGTGAACTTGAAGCAAGGTACATGTAAAAGCGGAATTGGCGTCGCGAAGCAGCTTCAAGGTCAGCGCCTGGTCGAAGGCGATCACCTTGGAAATCTCGTCCACGTCGCAGTCCGGGTTGTTGATCAGCGAGACCAGACGGGCGGTGCTCGCAGGCAGCGGCTCCAACGCTTCCGCGCGGTCGATCAGATCGTCCGGATCAATCAGATACATGCACGCACCGCGCGGCCAGGCCGCTTTTAGTCGTGAAAATCGATAAATCGGTTAAAACGGTGGTGCAACGATTAGGCGCGGCTGGGGAGCAGTCTTATGATTCAAGGGATCACTCAATTGTCAGCAATTCTCAGTTTGACTTCGGTAGGGCGAGCCTGTCCCCAGCGAGCCGCCTCCAACGTGTTCCCACTACGTCGGACACGGCTCGCCGGGACGGACTCGCCCTACCCTCAATTATGGACCAGCTCCGCGCACGGCTGAAAGAAAAAGGCGTTTTCTGCGGGGACAACGTTGAACAAGGCATCCATCTCGAGCGCGGTTTCGCGCGCTCCGAGGAGCAAGTAGCCATCCGGCCTCAGCAAGCGGCCGGCTCTGGTGAGCACCTCTTTCCTGACATCGGGGCCGAAATGCGTGAGCACGTTCCGCAAAAGGATCACATCCAGTTCCGGCAAGGACGCCCAATCCTCAAGGAGATTGAGGGGTTCGAACTGCACCATGTTTGCATTCTCCTCCTTCATCAGATAATCGCGCCCCGATGGCCGCAGATACTGGCGCAACAACATGGCGGACAAACAGCGGTGGGTCTCGATGTCGTTGTATCGCGCTTCCTTCGCGCGGTTGAGCGCCTCCTGGGACATGTCGGTCGCGATCACTTGCAGGTCCCAATTAAGGAACTGAGGAAAGTAGCAGTGGATGAGCATGGCGACGGAGTATGCTTCCTGACCGCTGGCGCATCCGCCACACCAGATCGCCAGGCGGCGATCCGATTCGCGTTTCAT contains:
- a CDS encoding alpha/beta hydrolase; translation: MDIFGHESQGILDRMIAIKFTKNPGAWINGFGINPSPALHISDDFDCGHARACHPERVMDSNRKQRLKNLVGTLVLLCFLWAVLRWFEYSQVYHPHKKLEQSGAALGRPWENVFFEASDGVRLNGWFFPADANSPRRQWAVLLCHGNAGNISHRFAYFELLIELGVNVFAFDYRGYGASEGRPSEEGTYADALAAHRWLQEKGLAAEKILGLGESLGGAIAAELAVRAPLGGIILQSTFSSVPDVGGELFPWLPVRWISTIHYDVPAKLARIKTPVLILHSREDSLIGFHHAEKNFAAASEPKFLRELAGDHNESLVTDAERYRRYVDEFLRLIESRSEMRR
- a CDS encoding HDOD domain-containing protein: MYLIDPDDLIDRAEALEPLPASTARLVSLINNPDCDVDEISKVIAFDQALTLKLLRDANSAFTCTLLQVHHAELGGLIGRRWKLPDNIVLGIMHHHTPEEGADVICDAVSLANLAAKKIEADLAKKPFTNQLDVGVSKRLGIDPAKFQELCNHCAQLFQKVAALYGVS
- a CDS encoding methyltransferase domain-containing protein, with product MPLAQETGMEAVAQLIEEMERQADNGIHQAAVEALLPGDTAFFRDMHPFLALRTQIFKTLAMKRESDRRLAIWCGGCASGQEAYSVAMLIHCYFPQFLNWDLQVIATDMSQEALNRAKEARYNDIETHRCLSAMLLRQYLRPSGRDYLMKEENANMVQFEPLNLLEDWASLPELDVILLRNVLTHFGPDVRKEVLTRAGRLLRPDGYLLLGARETALEMDALFNVVPAENAFFFQPCAELVHN